From one Musa acuminata AAA Group cultivar baxijiao chromosome BXJ2-6, Cavendish_Baxijiao_AAA, whole genome shotgun sequence genomic stretch:
- the LOC103987246 gene encoding uncharacterized protein At5g01610 isoform X1, whose amino-acid sequence MELGMSVVALVRLGSLSPDSDSCTCRTCGSGWHRRSQARKRLGEEGKVSVFPLKERGEEMDKALKKVASFSIPKKAKEEISSIGEDLSRFSSTVEEKAKWIFEKLKGKPSKSLPDLLREYGLPQGLFPRNIICYEFDESKSKLIVHLPSTCEISFKDSSVLRYATRVKATLSRGKLSGIEGMKTKVLVWVKVTQVSLESYKSDKVCFMAGVKKLRPKDAYEIMPRDSITVEEF is encoded by the exons ATGGAGCTGGGCATGTCGGTGGTCGCTCTGGTGCGACTTGGCAGCCTCTCACCGGATTCAGACAGCTGCACATGTCGGACATGTGGTAGTGGTTGGCACAGGCGCTCGCAAGCGAGAAAG CGGCTCGGCGAAGAGGGAAAGGTCTCTGTATTTCCTCTGAAAGAGAGGGGGGAGGAAATGGACAAAGCGCTGAAGAAAGTTGCGAGCTTTTCCATACCCAAGAAAGCCAAAGAGGAGATCTCCTCCATCGGCGAAGATCTCTCT CGCTTTTCGAGCACTGTGGAGGAGAAGGCCAAGTGGATCTTTGAAAAGCTGAAAG GCAAACCATCGAAATCTCTACCAGATCTCCTCCGTGAATATGGGTTACCACAAGGCCTCTTTCCCAGGAACATCATCTGCTATGAGTTTGACGAATCAAAGTCAAAGTTGATTGTTCACCTTCCTTCCACCTGTGAGATCAGCTTCAAAGATTCTTCTGTGTTAAGGTATGCGACTCGGGTCAAGGCGACCttgtcaagaggaaagttgtccgGAATAGAGGGCATGAAGACGAAAGTCCTGGTCTGGGTCAAAGTTACCCAGGTGAGCCTAGAAAGCTACAAGTCCGACAAGGTCTGCTTCATGGCTGGTGTGAAGAAACTAAGACCCAAGGATGCGTATGAGATCATGCCTCGCGATTCTATCACCGTAGAGGAGTTTTGA
- the LOC103987246 gene encoding uncharacterized protein At5g01610 isoform X2, which produces MHHLIPSKEIFLFLFPPFSFSFFERLGEEGKVSVFPLKERGEEMDKALKKVASFSIPKKAKEEISSIGEDLSRFSSTVEEKAKWIFEKLKGKPSKSLPDLLREYGLPQGLFPRNIICYEFDESKSKLIVHLPSTCEISFKDSSVLRYATRVKATLSRGKLSGIEGMKTKVLVWVKVTQVSLESYKSDKVCFMAGVKKLRPKDAYEIMPRDSITVEEF; this is translated from the exons ATGCATCATCTAATCCCCTCGAAAGAAATATTCCTGttcctttttccccctttttctttttctttttttgag CGGCTCGGCGAAGAGGGAAAGGTCTCTGTATTTCCTCTGAAAGAGAGGGGGGAGGAAATGGACAAAGCGCTGAAGAAAGTTGCGAGCTTTTCCATACCCAAGAAAGCCAAAGAGGAGATCTCCTCCATCGGCGAAGATCTCTCT CGCTTTTCGAGCACTGTGGAGGAGAAGGCCAAGTGGATCTTTGAAAAGCTGAAAG GCAAACCATCGAAATCTCTACCAGATCTCCTCCGTGAATATGGGTTACCACAAGGCCTCTTTCCCAGGAACATCATCTGCTATGAGTTTGACGAATCAAAGTCAAAGTTGATTGTTCACCTTCCTTCCACCTGTGAGATCAGCTTCAAAGATTCTTCTGTGTTAAGGTATGCGACTCGGGTCAAGGCGACCttgtcaagaggaaagttgtccgGAATAGAGGGCATGAAGACGAAAGTCCTGGTCTGGGTCAAAGTTACCCAGGTGAGCCTAGAAAGCTACAAGTCCGACAAGGTCTGCTTCATGGCTGGTGTGAAGAAACTAAGACCCAAGGATGCGTATGAGATCATGCCTCGCGATTCTATCACCGTAGAGGAGTTTTGA
- the LOC103988286 gene encoding cyclic nucleotide-gated ion channel 2-like: protein MSFSDLSLRDHAGLMNLPGVSAADDTLRSRWVRKIVRCWRTDDDDASGSGGGGAGSAAVECYACTQAGVPAFHSTSCDRAHPLEWEANAGSSMIPIQHHVAARRPTEGAGRRRRRRPAWVFGPVLDPRSGGVQQWNRGLLLARAVALAADPLFLYAVGVRGNRGCVEVDGRYAAAVAAVRTCADAAQVVHAWVQLRLAYVSRESLVVGCGKLVWDPKAIAAHYLRSATAFWFDLFVILPIPQVFFWLVLPRLIREEEMESIANILLLILLFQFIPKVCHSICMMRSMQQVTGYIFGTIWWGFALNLIAYFIASHVTGGCWYILAIQRVSSCLQQQCQKKNNCGFASLACSKEACDRLPLPSGVDRASCYNNVTSIRNQNGVCFSADGPFAYGIYDAALPVISSNSLTVKVLYPICWGLMTLSTFGNNLEPTSQSLEVMFGIATVLGGLMLFTLLIGNIQVFLHAVMARKRKMQLRCRDMEWWMKRRQLPSRLRQRVRQYERQRWAAMRGEDEVDLVKDLPEGLRRDIRRHLCLDLIKQVPLFQNLDDLILDNICDRVKHMVFSKDEKVIREGDPVQCMIFVVRGRLQSSQRLSKGVVATCMLGPGNFLGDELLSWCLRRPFTDRLPASSATFACVDHTEAFGLDANDLRYITEHFRYKFANDRLKRTARYYSTNWRTWAAVNIQLAWRRYKTKTRATRDQPAELSDNEQRLRLYAAIFMSIRPHDHLE from the exons ATGAGTTTCTCGGATCTCTCACTTCGTGATCACGCCGGGCTGATGAACCTACCCGGCGTTTCCGCCGCCGATGACACGTTGCGTTCCCG GTGGGTGCGTAAGATTGTCCGCTGCTGGAGGACCGACGACGATGACGCCTCTGGCAGTGGCGGGGGCGGCGCCGGTTCGGCTGCGGTGGAATGCTACGCCTGCACCCAGGCCGGCGTCCCGGCCTTCCATTCCACCAGCTGCGACCGTGCCCACCCGCTCGAGTGGGAGGCGAACGCGGGGTCGTCGATGATACCCATCCAGCACCACGTGGCCGCCAGGAGACCGACCGAGGGTGCAggacggcggcggcgacggcggcccGCTTGGGTGTTCGGGCCGGTTCTGGATCCGCGGAGCGGGGGCGTGCAACAGTGGAACCGTGGGCTGCTGCTGGCGCGGGCGGTGGCGCTGGCGGCGGACCCGCTGTTCCTGTACGCTGTGGGGGTGCGGGGGAACCGGGGGTGCGTCGAGGTGGACGGCAGGtacgcggcggcggtggcggctgtGCGCACCTGCGCGGACGCGGCACAGGTAGTTCACGCGTGGGTGCAACTGCGGCTGGCGTACGTGTCGCGGGAGTCGCTGGTGGTGGGGTGCGGCAAGCTAGTCTGGGACCCCAAGGCCATCGCCGCTCACTACCTCCGCTCCGCCACCGCCTTCTGGTTCGACCTCTTCGTCATCCTCCCCATCCCTCAG GTGTTCTTCTGGTTGGTTCTGCCGAGATTGATTAGAGAAGAAGAGATGGAGTCGATAGCAAACATTTTGTTGCTGATACTCTTATTCCAGTTTATTCCCAAGGTTTGCCACAGCATATGCATGATGAGGAGCATGCAGCAGGTCACTGGTTACATCTTTGGAACCATCTGGTGGGGCTTCGCCCTCAATTTGATTGCTTATTTCATTGCCTCTCAT GTTACCGGGGGTTGCTGGTACATTCTTGCAATCCAACGTGTTTCCTCGTGCCTCCAACAGCAATGCCAGAAGAAGAACAACTGTGGCTTTGCATCACTGGCATGCTCCAAGGAAGCTTGTGATCGGCTTCCATTGCCATCTGGGGTGGATCGAGCGTCCTGCTATAATAATGTCACCTCCATCAGAAACCAGAATGGTGTATGCTTCAGTGCCGATGGACCCTTTGCTTACGGTATTTATGATGCGGCTCTCCCTGTTATTTCCAGCAACTCCCTCACTGTCAAGGTTCTCTATCCTATATGTTGGGGCCTCATGACTCTCAG CACATTCGGCAACAATCTCGAACCCACAAGTCAATCGCTTGAGGTGATGTTTGGTATTGCAACTGTGTTAGGTGGCCTCATGCTCTTCACCTTGCTGATCGGAAACATTCAG GTGTTCTTGCATGCAGTCATGGCTaggaagaggaagatgcagcTGAGGTGCCGAGACATGGAATGGTGGATGAAGCGGAGGCAGCTCCCCTCGCGATTGCGGCAGAGAGTGAGGCAGTACGAACGCCAGAGATGGGCTGCAATGAGAGGGGAGGACGAGGTGGACCTGGTTAAAGACTTGCCGGAAGGGCTGCGGCGAGACATCAGGCGCCATCTCTGCCTTGATCTCATCAAACAG GTGCCTTTGTTCCAAAACTTGGACGATCTCATCCTCGACAACATATGTGACAGAGTTAAGCACATGGTGTTCTCCAAGGACGAAAAG GTGATCCGAGAAGGAGACCCCGTGCAGTGCATGATCTTCGTCGTCCGCGGGCGCCTGCAGAGCAGCCAACGTCTCAGCAAAGGGGTGGTGGCGACGTGCATGCTGGGCCCTGGAAACTTCCTCGGCGATGAACTCCTCTCCTGGTGCCTTCGCCGCCCCTTCACCGATCGCCTGCCTGCTTCCTCCGCCACCTTTGCGTGCGTCGACCACACCGAGGCCTTCGGATTAGACGCCAACGACCTGCGATACATCACCGAGCACTTCAGATACAAGTTCGCAAACGATCGCCTCAAGAGAACAGCGAGATACTACTCGACCAACTGGAGAACATGGGCGGCCGTGAACATACAGCTCGCTTGGCGGCGCTACAAGACCAAGACAAGAGCGACGAGGGATCAGCCAGCCGAGCTCAGTGACAACGAGCAACGCCTTCGGCTGTACGCTGCCATCTTCATGTCAATCCGACCTCATGATCATCTCGAATAG